One Acidobacteriota bacterium genomic window carries:
- a CDS encoding helix-turn-helix transcriptional regulator yields MGKGFLTYASAAILQAVANGYLYGFDIIDITGLPGGTVYPALRRLEDAGYLTSKWEKPSIAQAEPRPARKYYELTRPGREVLAEAVKRYRLLEQVQPTKERDPKPSRA; encoded by the coding sequence ATGGGCAAAGGATTTCTTACATACGCCAGCGCCGCCATTCTGCAAGCGGTGGCCAATGGCTATCTCTACGGCTTCGACATCATAGACATCACCGGCCTGCCGGGCGGGACGGTTTACCCGGCGCTGCGGCGGCTGGAAGACGCGGGCTATCTCACCTCGAAGTGGGAAAAGCCGAGCATCGCGCAAGCCGAGCCGCGCCCGGCGCGCAAGTATTACGAGCTGACGCGCCCGGGTAGGGAAGTCCTGGCCGAAGCCGTCAAACGCTACCGGCTGTTGGAGCAGGTGCAACCAACCAAAGAGCGCGACCCGAAACCGTCTCGCGCGTGA